From a single Camarhynchus parvulus chromosome 20, STF_HiC, whole genome shotgun sequence genomic region:
- the FNDC11 gene encoding fibronectin type III domain-containing protein 11 — protein MAKVLHETETTPDSTPPREEQDDNASMKQYLRNKNLVLDFLRSDLNPHHLQYHWNKVHLLKKCYFYLKFEPRHVCVRDQNNMMIFADILQIANPCQLQKIKKVGKKQTEIQLALLTELLEQLERGREELSRYVQICDVEDFLSQWDLNIKRVLKLSMFFNKLISLEEPRKLHVKHSLVSQIHLGGALHPPITFSLYTKKPPIFDRIESFACQTWAQLKWFTESQESHLERWQLEIKLVTDDSQTEPGYGRTQEVISNPCVINHLLPGRLYEFKVRRSDTHTLVYSQWHDCIILKTKTHPAEDTKEAPNRSLMRRLTRPTPSV, from the coding sequence ATGGCTAAGGTTTTGCACGAGACTGAAACCACTCCGGACAGTACCCCACCCAGAGAAGAACAGGATGACAATGCCAGCATGAAGCAGTAcctgagaaacaaaaatcttgTTCTGGATTTCCTGCGCTCTGACCTGAACCCCCACCACCTCCAGTACCACTGGAACAAAGTTCATCTTCTGAAGAAGTGTTACTTTTACTTGAAGTTTGAGCCCAGACACGTGTGCGTGAGAGACCAGAACAATATGATGATTTTTGCTGACATCTTGCAAATAGCAAACCCCTGCCAACTCCAGAAGATCAAGaaggtggggaaaaaacagaCTGAAATCCAGCTGGCACTTCTAACAGAGTTGTTGGAACAGCTGGAACGAGGCCGGGAGGAGCTGAGCCGTTACGTACAGATCTGTGACGTAGAAGATTTCCTCTCCCAGTGGGACTTGAATATAAAGAGAGTGCTCAAGCTCTCCATGTTTTTCAATAAGCTCATTTCCTTGGAAGAGCCAAGGAAGCTCCACGTCAAGCACAGTTTGGTGTCACAGATACATCTCGGAGGTGCTCTACACCCTCCCATTACTTTTTCTCTCTACACGAAGAAGCCGCCGATTTTTGATCGGATAGAGTCGTTCGCGTGCCAGACCTGGGCCCAGCTCAAGTGGTTCACTGAGAGTCAAGAGTCTCACCTGGAACGATGGCAGCTGGAGATCAAGCTAGTGACAGATGACAGTCAGACAGAACCAGGATACGGTCGGACCCAGGAAGTCATCTCCAACCCATGTGTAATCAACCACCTGCTGCCTGGCAGGTTGTACGAGTTCAAAGTGAGGAGATCCGACACGCACACACTTGTCTACTCGCAGTGGCACGACTGCATTATATTGAAGACAAAAACTCACCCTGCTGAAGACACCAAGGAAGCCCCCAACCGCAGCCTGATGAGGCGGCTCACAAGACCGACTCCCTCAGTTTAA